The following are encoded together in the Acidobacteriota bacterium genome:
- a CDS encoding DUF3604 domain-containing protein: protein MKQLTTVAGVAVFSVFLIAACAPGDDPTGRGEAPGETAEAPSPNPTKNAYFGDLHVHTRYSFDAFIFGTTTDPNDAYEFAKGGTIKHPAGFDMKLDRPLDFQGVTDHGMYLGMLPAMTEEGSAAYGHPIAADMRAAEQADERRGIFVGMRPYLGARQGEDEHLSMDVVRDAWSKIVAAAEAHNDPGNFTAFIAYEFTSSGYERDNLHRNVIFRGSEAPDAPFSRIDSQNPEDLWAAMDGWRDLGMDALAIPHNPNGSGGRMFEMEQFYGDPLDEGYVDVRMRNEPLVEITQVKGTSDTHPALSPNDEWADFEIMPYKIATNIISQPEGSYVRNALLRGIRLADGGLTNPYKLGIIGASDTHVSGGAFREDDYWSKVGVLDATPQLRGSVPGTGANQSTGDPDQQSDSSIRTEDGSGRTFRDTYYYTWGASGLAGVWAEENTREALFDAMRRKETFGTSGPRMMVRFFAGDFTDDDLDDAEFLTTAYAEGVPMGGDLLAADVGEAPTFAVMAMRDSMAAPLDRVQVIKGWSSDGEGAEMVYDVACSDGAAVDPATHRCPDNGATVDLSTCQISDDSGADTLQAVWTDPDFDASKRAFYYVRALENPTCRWSTWDALREGVEPRYDVSPTIQERAWSSPIWYTPE, encoded by the coding sequence ATGAAGCAGTTGACGACGGTCGCGGGGGTGGCCGTGTTCTCCGTGTTCCTGATTGCCGCATGCGCTCCCGGCGACGACCCCACCGGCCGCGGCGAGGCGCCCGGCGAAACGGCTGAGGCCCCTAGCCCCAACCCGACGAAGAACGCCTACTTCGGCGACCTCCACGTCCACACCCGCTACTCCTTCGACGCCTTCATCTTCGGCACGACGACGGATCCGAACGACGCCTACGAGTTCGCCAAGGGCGGGACGATCAAGCACCCGGCCGGCTTCGACATGAAGCTCGACCGGCCGCTCGACTTTCAGGGCGTGACCGACCACGGCATGTACCTCGGGATGCTGCCGGCTATGACCGAGGAGGGCTCCGCAGCGTACGGTCACCCGATCGCCGCCGACATGCGCGCGGCCGAGCAGGCCGACGAGCGCCGCGGCATCTTCGTCGGCATGCGGCCCTACCTGGGCGCCCGGCAGGGCGAGGACGAGCATCTCAGCATGGACGTCGTCCGGGACGCCTGGTCCAAGATCGTCGCGGCCGCCGAGGCGCACAACGATCCGGGGAACTTCACGGCCTTCATCGCCTACGAGTTCACGTCGTCCGGCTACGAGCGGGACAACCTGCACCGCAACGTGATCTTCCGCGGTTCCGAAGCCCCTGACGCTCCGTTCAGCCGGATCGACTCCCAGAACCCCGAGGATCTCTGGGCCGCAATGGACGGCTGGCGGGACCTCGGCATGGACGCGCTCGCCATTCCGCACAACCCGAACGGCTCCGGCGGCCGCATGTTCGAGATGGAGCAGTTCTACGGCGATCCTCTCGACGAGGGCTACGTCGACGTCCGGATGCGCAACGAGCCGCTCGTCGAGATCACCCAGGTCAAGGGCACGTCGGACACCCATCCGGCGCTGTCTCCCAACGACGAGTGGGCCGACTTCGAGATCATGCCGTACAAGATCGCGACGAACATCATCAGCCAACCGGAAGGCAGCTACGTCCGTAACGCGCTGCTCCGCGGCATCCGGCTCGCCGACGGTGGCCTGACGAATCCGTACAAGCTGGGCATCATCGGCGCCAGCGACACCCACGTCTCCGGCGGCGCCTTCCGGGAGGACGACTACTGGTCCAAGGTCGGGGTCCTCGACGCCACACCGCAGCTTCGGGGTTCGGTGCCCGGCACCGGCGCCAACCAGAGCACGGGCGATCCGGACCAGCAGTCGGACTCGTCGATCCGCACCGAGGACGGATCGGGCAGGACCTTCCGCGACACCTACTACTACACGTGGGGCGCCTCCGGCCTGGCCGGCGTCTGGGCGGAGGAGAATACCCGCGAGGCGCTCTTCGACGCGATGCGGCGGAAGGAGACGTTCGGCACGTCCGGACCGCGCATGATGGTCCGCTTCTTCGCAGGCGACTTCACGGACGACGACCTCGACGATGCCGAGTTCCTGACCACGGCCTACGCCGAAGGCGTGCCGATGGGCGGCGACCTGCTGGCCGCCGACGTCGGCGAAGCGCCGACCTTCGCCGTCATGGCGATGAGGGACTCGATGGCCGCGCCGCTGGATCGCGTGCAGGTGATCAAGGGATGGTCCAGCGACGGCGAGGGCGCCGAGATGGTCTACGACGTGGCCTGCTCGGACGGCGCCGCGGTCGACCCGGCCACGCACCGTTGCCCCGACAACGGAGCGACGGTCGACCTCTCCACCTGCCAGATCAGCGACGACTCCGGGGCGGACACCCTGCAGGCGGTCTGGACGGACCCCGACTTCGACGCCTCGAAGCGCGCCTTCTACTACGTCCGGGCGCTCGAGAACCCGACCTGCCGCTGGTCGACCTGGGACGCCCTGCGCGAGGGTGTCGAGCCCCGCTACGACGTCTCGCCGACGATCCAGGAACGGGCCTGGTCCTCGCCGATCTGGTACACGCCGGAGTAG
- a CDS encoding SRPBCC domain-containing protein: MSLDVEGHLAAVERAVSSLERDGRPARSVTLARGFPVPLEDLWDAVTNGERIARWFAPITGELEPGGRYQLEGNAGGLITACEPPSGYAVTWEFAGDTSWVEVRCGEDAEGGARLELTHTMLHSPHWDQYGPGATGVGWELGLLGLPLHLEQPNEPRPDEAAFATSPEGKALIAGSSDAWGEAAITAGVDADAAHSRANRTTAFYTGA, translated from the coding sequence ATGAGTCTTGACGTCGAAGGCCACCTGGCCGCCGTAGAACGTGCCGTCTCGTCGCTCGAACGCGACGGCCGGCCCGCTCGTTCGGTCACCCTCGCCCGCGGCTTTCCCGTCCCCCTGGAGGACCTCTGGGACGCCGTGACCAACGGCGAACGGATCGCCCGGTGGTTCGCGCCGATCACCGGCGAACTCGAACCCGGCGGCCGCTACCAACTGGAGGGAAACGCCGGAGGCCTCATCACGGCCTGCGAGCCGCCGTCCGGCTACGCCGTCACCTGGGAGTTCGCAGGGGACACGAGCTGGGTCGAAGTCCGCTGTGGCGAAGACGCAGAAGGCGGCGCCCGGCTCGAACTCACCCACACCATGCTCCACTCTCCCCACTGGGACCAGTACGGCCCCGGCGCGACCGGCGTCGGCTGGGAACTCGGTCTGCTGGGACTGCCGCTCCACCTAGAGCAGCCGAACGAACCGCGGCCGGACGAAGCCGCCTTCGCTACGTCACCGGAGGGCAAAGCTCTCATTGCCGGCAGCAGCGACGCATGGGGAGAAGCAGCGATCACCGCCGGCGTGGATGCCGACGCTGCCCACTCCCGAGCAAACCGCACCACCGCCTTCTACACCGGCGCATAG
- a CDS encoding carboxypeptidase-like regulatory domain-containing protein — protein sequence MATILVGRRWAVASLVASLMALSAGAQTPVVVTPKGGLADVAEVQLVTLGADGVVSGIAHHSVNLDPDAIVTCAGDDVWCPKVRLDDPAERIIVPAYRRASMSVVLELPPGEQWASEPIQIDGWLYDYSDEAPLLFSESASVEIANGRVEALWSGPQGVVDLRLTVRDWIPHYWFDVEPEGGVVKLGEARLRRGASASAFVVDVETALPLVGATASLEPPQDFLEDQRAERLRVSGSTNERGFIQLKGVEPGAYDLIVEAEARPSVRLGGVEMQEGRETWLGDVPMHRYRRVTIRTDPPSDDGAPWRIELERMVSPWDTTKGTTDEFGVLVRRELVPGPYVMKVFDLRGNQLLSEERTIEGDENVSVSIRLSRVRGQVLLGKDGHQAMVELSTGAGAWTMFETDSEGRFGGRVSVPTEDEFIAFVDTETISREFEVEPVWRDGQYNVTFQLGAFRVSGFVLDRQDGFPLDGVDVELVRPTDAESGPRRTTTDLDGQFVFEGLDDETHVVSAYLEGYSRSQQVEVRPSRMDEDDDLDPAVTLYLREGTELEVLVTSETGTPQRSAHLWVLTLTPDGVGVGSSLTNLSGHARLVVPRSVTPAAVVVRVPTGVLWSGCVPVPPEGTTMEIRVPSGPGGTLQVTPSGPPNSIATPEHAVVSIDGGLLTTQALGMWMSDQQVPFADNGTLTVPRVASNHYSVADISGLGLAAYPAACQGAVRPIEPWEFLVAGGELQLRMRFSIDDEVPFWNLP from the coding sequence ATGGCCACGATCTTGGTAGGTCGCCGGTGGGCCGTGGCGTCGCTCGTCGCCAGCTTGATGGCGTTGTCGGCCGGCGCTCAGACGCCCGTTGTGGTGACGCCAAAGGGCGGACTCGCGGACGTGGCTGAGGTTCAGTTGGTGACCCTCGGGGCCGACGGAGTGGTGAGCGGTATCGCCCACCACTCCGTCAATCTCGACCCGGACGCGATCGTGACGTGCGCGGGTGACGATGTGTGGTGTCCGAAGGTTCGTCTCGATGACCCCGCCGAACGCATCATCGTTCCCGCGTATCGGCGCGCCTCAATGTCGGTCGTACTTGAACTGCCGCCTGGCGAGCAGTGGGCGAGCGAGCCGATCCAGATCGACGGGTGGCTGTACGACTACTCGGACGAAGCCCCGCTGCTGTTTAGCGAGAGTGCGTCGGTGGAGATCGCGAATGGGCGTGTGGAGGCCCTGTGGAGCGGACCGCAAGGCGTTGTCGATCTTCGGTTGACCGTTCGGGACTGGATCCCCCACTACTGGTTCGACGTTGAGCCGGAGGGCGGAGTCGTGAAACTCGGCGAAGCTCGTTTGAGGCGTGGCGCGTCGGCGTCGGCGTTCGTGGTCGACGTCGAGACCGCGCTGCCGCTGGTCGGCGCCACAGCGTCTCTTGAGCCACCGCAGGACTTCCTCGAGGACCAGAGGGCCGAACGTCTCCGTGTGTCGGGGAGTACGAACGAGCGCGGGTTCATTCAACTCAAGGGCGTCGAACCGGGCGCGTACGACCTCATCGTGGAGGCCGAAGCGAGACCGTCGGTTCGTCTTGGGGGAGTCGAGATGCAAGAGGGCCGGGAGACCTGGTTGGGCGATGTACCAATGCACCGCTACCGCCGAGTAACGATCCGCACCGATCCGCCGTCCGACGACGGGGCGCCTTGGCGGATCGAACTGGAACGGATGGTGTCACCGTGGGACACCACGAAAGGAACCACAGACGAGTTCGGAGTGCTGGTGCGGCGCGAGTTGGTGCCCGGCCCTTACGTGATGAAGGTCTTCGACCTCCGAGGCAACCAACTGTTGTCTGAGGAGCGAACGATCGAGGGAGACGAGAACGTGTCAGTGTCGATCCGGCTCTCGCGAGTCCGCGGCCAGGTACTGCTCGGCAAGGACGGCCACCAGGCGATGGTAGAACTCTCGACCGGAGCAGGCGCTTGGACGATGTTCGAGACCGACTCGGAAGGCCGGTTTGGCGGCCGTGTGTCGGTCCCCACCGAGGACGAGTTCATCGCTTTCGTCGACACCGAGACGATCAGCAGGGAGTTTGAGGTCGAACCCGTCTGGCGGGACGGCCAGTACAACGTCACGTTCCAGCTCGGGGCATTCAGGGTGAGTGGCTTCGTACTGGATCGGCAGGACGGCTTCCCGCTCGACGGCGTAGATGTCGAACTGGTGCGCCCGACCGACGCCGAATCGGGGCCTCGACGGACCACTACCGACCTCGACGGCCAGTTCGTGTTCGAGGGACTCGACGACGAAACCCATGTGGTGTCGGCCTACCTGGAGGGATACTCGCGCTCCCAACAGGTGGAGGTCAGGCCATCCCGGATGGACGAAGATGACGACCTCGACCCTGCGGTGACGCTCTACCTGCGGGAAGGAACCGAACTGGAGGTGCTGGTGACCTCCGAAACCGGCACTCCACAGCGGAGCGCTCATCTGTGGGTTCTGACTCTGACACCGGATGGGGTAGGGGTTGGCTCGTCGCTCACGAACCTCTCGGGGCATGCTCGACTGGTGGTGCCCCGGAGCGTCACGCCCGCCGCCGTGGTGGTGAGGGTGCCGACGGGTGTTCTGTGGTCAGGATGCGTCCCTGTCCCGCCGGAAGGCACTACCATGGAGATTCGGGTGCCGTCGGGCCCAGGCGGAACCTTGCAGGTGACACCCTCCGGCCCGCCCAACAGCATCGCGACGCCCGAACACGCCGTGGTGTCGATCGATGGCGGCCTGCTGACCACCCAAGCGTTAGGGATGTGGATGAGCGACCAACAGGTGCCGTTCGCTGACAACGGCACCCTCACGGTGCCCCGTGTGGCGTCCAACCACTACAGCGTCGCGGACATCTCGGGTCTCGGCCTAGCGGCCTATCCGGCCGCCTGCCAGGGCGCTGTGCGGCCGATAGAGCCCTGGGAGTTCTTGGTCGCGGGCGGCGAACTGCAACTGCGGATGCGGTTCTCGATCGACGACGAGGTTCCGTTCTGGAACCTGCCCTAG
- the lepA gene encoding translation elongation factor 4: MSVRNFCIIAHIDHGKSTLADRLIQHCGAIEDREFRDQILDSMDIERERGITIKSNTVTLRHQDAEGLPCRLNLIDTPGHVDFSHEVRRSLMSCEGALLLIDASQGVEAQTVANLYLALEYDLTIIPVINKIDLPSADVDRVREEIESDLGLDPFEAVLCSAKTGDGVEDVLDAIVERLPAPEGDGSAPLKALVFDAQYDPYRGVVMLVRVRQGTLRPKQKIRLMHTGSEHEVEEIGTLLLKRRQREELEAGAVGYVIAGIRKISEIDIGDTITTLPSGAAEPIPGYREAKPVVFSSIYPVSSHDYEDLTRALEKLALNDASLTYEKDSSSALGFGFRCGFLGLLHLDVVQERLEREYGLSLVLSAPSVRYEVTMSDGAERQIDNPAAYPDPSEIEEVSEPYIKASIMLPERYLGSVMELCLERRGGKTNIHYLAVGRVELTCELPLAEVLFDFYDKLKTVTQGYGSFDYELIGLRSTDLVKVDILVNGERVDALSQLVHRDKARRRALRYCERLKDTIPRQQFKIAIQGAIGGQIIARTTITAFRKDVTAKCYGGDITRKRKLLEKQREGKKRMKRVGSVDIPQEAFVSVLRSDG, from the coding sequence ATGTCCGTCCGCAACTTCTGCATCATCGCGCACATCGACCACGGCAAGTCGACGCTCGCCGATCGCCTGATCCAGCACTGCGGGGCGATCGAGGACCGGGAGTTCCGCGACCAGATCCTCGATTCGATGGACATCGAGCGGGAGCGGGGGATCACGATCAAGAGCAATACGGTCACCCTCCGGCACCAGGACGCGGAGGGCCTGCCCTGCCGTCTGAACCTGATCGACACCCCGGGTCATGTCGACTTCTCGCACGAGGTGCGGCGGTCGCTCATGTCGTGCGAGGGGGCGCTGCTCCTGATCGATGCGTCCCAGGGCGTGGAGGCACAGACGGTCGCCAACCTCTACCTCGCGCTGGAGTACGACCTCACGATCATTCCGGTGATCAACAAGATCGACCTGCCGTCCGCGGATGTCGACCGGGTTCGCGAGGAGATCGAGAGTGACCTGGGCCTGGACCCGTTCGAGGCGGTGCTGTGCTCGGCCAAGACTGGCGACGGCGTCGAGGATGTGCTCGACGCGATCGTGGAGCGACTGCCGGCGCCGGAGGGCGATGGTTCGGCGCCGCTGAAGGCGCTGGTCTTCGACGCCCAGTACGACCCGTACCGTGGCGTCGTGATGCTGGTCCGGGTGCGCCAGGGCACGCTCCGGCCGAAACAGAAGATCCGCCTGATGCACACCGGCAGCGAGCACGAAGTGGAGGAGATCGGGACCCTGCTGCTCAAGCGGAGACAGCGCGAGGAGCTGGAGGCCGGCGCCGTGGGCTACGTCATCGCCGGGATCCGGAAGATCTCCGAGATCGACATCGGCGACACGATCACGACGCTCCCGAGTGGCGCCGCGGAACCCATCCCGGGCTATCGCGAGGCCAAGCCAGTGGTCTTCTCCTCGATCTATCCGGTCTCGAGTCACGACTACGAGGATCTGACCCGTGCGCTCGAGAAGCTGGCGCTGAACGACGCTTCGCTGACCTACGAGAAAGACTCGTCGTCGGCACTCGGTTTCGGGTTCCGCTGCGGGTTCCTCGGGCTGCTTCACCTGGATGTTGTCCAGGAGCGCCTGGAGCGGGAGTACGGGCTGTCGCTCGTGCTCTCCGCGCCGTCGGTGCGGTACGAAGTGACGATGTCGGACGGCGCGGAGCGGCAGATCGACAATCCGGCCGCCTACCCGGACCCGTCAGAGATCGAGGAGGTTTCCGAGCCCTATATCAAGGCGTCGATCATGCTCCCGGAGCGTTATCTCGGCTCGGTCATGGAACTCTGCCTCGAACGTCGCGGCGGCAAGACGAACATTCACTACCTGGCCGTGGGGCGGGTCGAGCTGACCTGCGAACTGCCGCTGGCCGAGGTCCTCTTCGACTTCTACGACAAGCTGAAGACGGTCACGCAGGGCTACGGCTCGTTCGACTATGAGCTGATCGGGCTGCGGTCGACCGACCTGGTCAAGGTCGACATCCTGGTCAACGGCGAACGCGTCGACGCGCTGTCCCAGCTCGTTCACCGGGACAAGGCGCGCCGGCGGGCGCTCCGCTACTGCGAGCGGCTCAAGGACACGATCCCACGCCAGCAGTTCAAGATCGCGATCCAGGGCGCGATCGGCGGCCAGATCATCGCCCGCACGACGATCACCGCCTTCCGCAAGGACGTCACCGCCAAGTGCTACGGCGGCGACATCACCCGCAAGCGGAAACTCCTCGAGAAGCAGCGCGAAGGCAAGAAGCGCATGAAGCGCGTCGGCTCAGTCGACATCCCGCAGGAGGCCTTCGTGTCGGTGTTGCGCAGCGACGGTTAG
- the rocF gene encoding arginase, with protein MSTPAARTTIRIVGAPLDLGQARRGVDLGPTALRYAGLKSALLGLGYRVEDRGNIEAVERDSLPEEPGLGFLRPVVDACERIYDASREAVADGALPLVLGGDHSIAVGTVGGVSHEHRAGVLWIDAHGDFNTPETSPTGNLHGMPLAALCGYGAPELVDAGRPGAKLRPKDVVLFGVRDLDPGEQALIHRAGVTVFTMRQIDERGLAPLANEALERLGHVDRLHVSLDMDSIDPREAPGVGTQAPGGLSYREGHLLMELIAEHGGLGSVDVVEVNPILDTRNQTAKLALGLLSSLFGRSIL; from the coding sequence ATGTCCACCCCCGCAGCCCGGACCACGATTCGGATCGTTGGCGCGCCGCTCGATCTCGGGCAGGCGCGCCGCGGCGTGGACCTGGGGCCTACCGCGCTCCGCTACGCCGGTCTCAAGTCGGCCTTGCTGGGCCTCGGCTACCGCGTGGAAGACCGCGGCAACATCGAGGCGGTCGAGCGCGACTCCCTGCCGGAGGAACCCGGCCTGGGCTTCCTCCGACCCGTTGTCGACGCCTGCGAACGCATCTACGACGCAAGCCGTGAAGCCGTAGCCGACGGCGCCCTGCCGCTGGTCCTGGGCGGCGATCACTCGATCGCCGTGGGCACCGTGGGCGGCGTCTCGCACGAACACCGCGCCGGCGTTCTGTGGATCGACGCACACGGCGATTTCAACACGCCCGAGACTTCCCCGACCGGCAATCTCCACGGCATGCCGCTGGCGGCGCTCTGCGGCTACGGCGCGCCGGAACTGGTCGATGCCGGTCGCCCAGGCGCCAAGCTCCGGCCGAAGGATGTCGTCCTGTTCGGAGTCCGCGACCTCGACCCGGGCGAGCAGGCGCTGATCCACCGGGCCGGCGTCACCGTCTTCACGATGCGCCAGATCGACGAGCGAGGTCTGGCTCCCCTCGCAAACGAAGCCCTCGAACGCCTGGGGCACGTGGACCGGCTCCACGTCAGCCTGGACATGGACTCGATCGATCCGCGGGAAGCGCCGGGCGTGGGTACCCAGGCGCCCGGAGGCCTGAGTTACCGCGAGGGGCACCTGCTGATGGAACTGATCGCCGAACACGGCGGTCTGGGTTCCGTCGACGTCGTCGAAGTGAACCCCATTCTCGACACGCGCAATCAGACCGCGAAGCTCGCCCTCGGCCTGCTGAGTTCGCTCTTCGGACGCAGCATCCTGTAG